One genomic segment of Clavelina lepadiformis chromosome 3, kaClaLepa1.1, whole genome shotgun sequence includes these proteins:
- the LOC143450176 gene encoding microfibril-associated glycoprotein 4-like produces MREVIVLLSLASYIMMTYSQECRQVLTTVCENDVINSTMLKGDKGDVGRSGKSGLPGAKGDPGGVGEKGMQGVSCALGSLGTDILTRLAKIEVFLSISSCATSSSNGPRRLTSGVEVYCEDGWTIFQRRFDGSVDFGRRWDDYANGFGQIDGEFWLGLEIIHEMTRGGGCRLKIELWDFDGNQRHADYSSFSIESAENLYRLHVSGYSGNAGDSLTSYHNGYPFSTEDSDNDSRGERNCATSYGGSQGWWFSLSCGPTFLNGVWMRQSSGYYHGIIWNTWKGFDEPLKETKMKLRCD; encoded by the exons ATGAGAGAAGTGATTGTTCTGTTATCATTGGCTTCTTACATCATGATGACCTACTCGCAAGAATGTCGTCAAGTCCTTACCACTGTCTGtgaaaatgacgtcatcaactcCACCATGCTGAAAGGAGACAAAGGTGATGTCGGTAGATCCGGAAAATCCGGACTTCCAGGAGCCAAAGGAGATCCCGGAGGAGTCGGAGAGAAAGGGATGCAAGGTGTCTCGTGCGCTCTTGGGTCGCTAGGAACCGACATACTCACCAGACTGGCAA AAATTGAAgtatttctttcaatttcgTCATGTGCTACGTCATCAAGCAACGGACCTCGCCGTTTGACGAGTGGTGTTGAAGTGTATTGCGAGGATGGATGGACG ATTTTTCAAAGACGATTTGACGGAAGTGTTGATTTCGGGCGACGATGGGACGACTACGCGAACGGTTTTGGCCAGATTGATGGGGAATTTTGGCTTG GACTCGAAATCATCCACGAGATGACGCGTGGAGGAGGATGCAGACTCAAGATAGAGCTGTGGGATTTCGATGGAAACCAACGTCACGCCgattatag CTCGTTTTCGATCGAATCTGCTGAAAATTTATATCGGCTTCATGTTTCCGGATACAGCGGAAATGCCGGGGACAGTTTAACATCATATCACAATGGTTACCCATTCTCGACAGAAGATAGTGATAACGATTCCCG TGGTGAAAGAAACTGCGCAACTAGCTATGGAGGATCTCAGGGATGGTGGTTTAGTCTTTCCTGCGGCCCTACATTCCTCAATGGAGTCTGGATGCGTCAATCAAGTGGATATTATCATGGAATTATTTGGAACACTTGGAAAGGATTTGATGAACCtcttaaagaaactaaaatgaaacttcgtTGCGACTGA
- the LOC143450806 gene encoding polycystin family receptor for egg jelly-like, with protein sequence MSFVYNRIGFRIRMDNTMENIHVGQKVSFIAVLSGANDLNLDCEVHYNSTKRSHLSTDTLTTERVFDYPGIYSVQAQCDLDGGVDSFKTNVIFFNVEDSLSASKLKISHEQSRHTYPASAELIFHHKYYFPISYALMLNDVIITELQTSQTFDEKKISSNETVKFKLNSTMQRLVGPGIHFVTLLLQNHVSSVTFLTPITFNEEIKNLKVMTKQYVGLQPNSFIISATVSQGAPVNLSIDIISTQTSFTVYKTSTFCSRDCRSMVVEATLSRAGMYKVEATARNKISLMTSNTTFEALPQIFDVYITSGRFNFETRREVFVFIRGDLGKYEMNLTIGENVWKNSTLTISKSKYEHEVLPNLPFDAKPYKLIKDESIFNEARQVTVLIRNDKQSFRFVGNVPKALQTSCLESVRIRDGKVGGGLDEPLKVVEELVLSVDLNFICVRELFSVNYKWRAYRVTSKINIPNTGDEVQLNASSVEPELLIKANTLLPGLYVIKVYANITSDDYHMSLAKGDDFTLVEIPKRKLNFLIKGGNVVEAGINTTVLKFESSIDFTQHEGNIKRDWFCAVAQEDLPMTKEIGKIQRKGSCFDWKTLWVSGNDTLEISRNKLIPSEQYYVRLIISGPHYDATFADQKIVIKSKPAPVVILRCWSNCEKLFSSLKPIILQLECDDCIRHSWMLSLKSGQQMSLCQNQRFCKLNKSILDKVKTSSNVTGTGYNIDGDKASATLILAPLLPPSGGICKVHPRSGIAYVTKFNVSCHGYAQGQVPLKYKFFTAEKDQNNLLQHGCDPNLNDVTFPSKSSFSDVMIWVEICGPRQACTVNNISVSLTKNHHDNTDVISDLFNAISSQNLQQTAQLMLPMSSANILERFQINKVYQRVAKYPIKTLMSVKQLADVVRHLVDGFGVINDYHVRLIAKIMDRIEHTVRNPSTSDDDDDVIRSIAASCIFVTSHLMQFSNDISFKIKESSRMTRLGKLLMASLIPGEDTMTFETKSVKGKFLKLNNDVINPLNGSSSFRLPNIQTLNNEVTNVEVFTYDSSINFNTRTHKVDQVTSVSMTTGWQDEIPISRNEAKNQTIGFSLPAQPGKGNITMRVESECDVAGCHSKAAGWALFDWMLYKRDGNDLFLTIHVENMDQKIRNCTMSLQTTDQGSFKLKKEFHEKDNLYTWSMSERSLPHRQVELNLTVFVDLGAGYYRIGSLINVTITSFILNCLHWEDRMRDWGEGSCTVHQNAGIFNCECDVDQVTTNRVKRSGEEEIPQIIYASHLLVFPNKINYDQLSWNLWEQFQQNPVIISVLLVFYVIYALILIWARCKDKDAQKKGLFIEVADNSPNDQYRYYVTIYTGSRPNAGTTATVSMRLLGKRQRSNAHVIQRENENVLSVGSVESFLITTPHSLGDIKAVRMWRNDGGSSPKWYLERMVVRDLETNECWFFLCGTRFSDVTEYTFRAATLEELQVSNKLFLLKCENHFKDRHVWYSLYGMRPWQHGVMTRVEKAATCSLFIFMVMITSMMFHGHNHALDGNVLTFGHYNFKWSHIAVGIQSALICFPGPFFISLMFRHAQRRKGNRNLISGNNLESPKLTRGQQKPATSLVQNHDGQKTGNTIKQNNRNRSERENAKVDQNKNKIGQCIPEDNDRPSISREIANIINKQPPKFPGKFEIVKETKRREKTRPNDLSMKKKIVSSRVEGDVTTTTSPKSMMSTKMIKYIPSRVERNAAALSPPVRDMTSPKMTKYIPSNVNQNMATTTSSSAVRDMTSSKKKKSKPSRDEQLVTTTSTAVTGITSSKKLNALRVEKNVASTSSAVKGMMSPKSKKLKATRVQKNVITTSSAVKGMTSANKKKSKASRVEKNEATTLSAVKGMTSQKKKKLKPSPVGKHVATSSSAVKGMTSQKKKKLKPSHFEKNVITTSPVVKGMKSSKKTKSKASRVEKNVATTSSAEKALTSSAVRPSARPPLSAAEAQQEFTILEIDPNTLDPLAIVHFSIYVAWFYIVAAMIASTVICVLYGMTYGIETCRDWLVSFVSAFLQSVIILESLKVVVIAYFSVLNNPRHDLRDWVPPLPPSVRPRSYVNRGAIRRKQKREKPTNPTKRSPTRKSTNRKKNTEENIEMRVIKQRVSP encoded by the exons ATGTCCTTCGTTTATAATCGAATTG GCTTTCGTATACGCATGGACAATACAATGGAGAACATTCATGTCGGACAAAAAGTTTCGTTTATTGCTGTATTGTCTGGAGCGAACGATCTAAACCTTGACTGTGAGGTGCATTACAATTCCACAAAAAGAAGTCACCTTTCAACTGACACCCTTACAACAGAACGTGTTTTTGATTATCCTGGAATATATTCGGTTCAGGCACAATGCGATCTCGATGGAGGGGTGGattcttttaaaacaaacgttATCTTTTTTAATGTGGAAGATTCTTTATCAGcttcaaaattgaaaatatctcATGAACAAAGCAGACACACATATCCAGCCTCAGCTGAACTCATATTCCACCACAAATATTACTTTCCGATCTCTTACGCCCTCATGttgaatgacgtcataataaccgAGCTTCAGACGTCACAGACGTTTGATGAGAAGAAAATTTCATCGAACGAAACCGTCAAGTTCAAATTGAACTCAACGATGCAAAGATTGGTTGGACCGGGAATACATTTCGTCACACTTTTGTTACAAAATCATGTTTCATCAGTGACGTTTCTCACACCAATTACTTTCAACgaagaaatcaaaaatcttAAAGTGATGACGAAACAATACGTCGGTCTACAACCGAATTCTTTCATCATAAGCGCGACAGTTAGTCAGGGAGCGCCGGTAAATCTTTCAATCGACATCATATCGACACAAACCAGTTTTACTGTTTACAAAACTTCTACATTCTGCTCACGTGATTGCCGCTCGATGGTGGTAGAGGCAACGTTATCTAGAGCAGGAATGTACAAAGTTGAAGCAACCGctagaaacaaaatatctttgatgacgtcaaacaCAACTTTTGAAGCGCTACCACAGATTTTTGACGTATATATTACGTCAGGTCGATTTAATTTCGAAACCCGTAGAGAGGTTTTTGTATTCATCAGAGGTGACTTGGGAAAATACGAAATGAATTTAACCATCGGTGAAAATGTGTGGAAGAATTCGACTTTAACGATTTCAAAGTCGAAATATGAGCATGAAGTTTTGCCAAATCTACCTTTCGACGCAAAACCTTACAAGTTAATCAAAGACGAAAGTATTTTCAACGAAGCTCGGCAGGTCACAGTTCTGATCAGAAATGACAAACAATCGTTTCGTTTCGTGGGAAATGTCCCGAAAGCTTTGCAGACGTCATGTTTGGAGAGCGTGAGAATTCGCGACGGGAAAGTTGGCGGTGGACTCGACGAACCTTTGAAAGTGGTTGAAGAGTTGGTGTTAAGCGTGGACCTTAACTTCATATGCGTTAGAGAGCTATTCTCCGTTAATTACAAATGGCGAGCGTACCGAGTGacatcaaaaataaacatccCCAACACTGGCGATGAAGTTCAACTTAACGCGAGCTCAGTTGAACCTGAACTTTTGATTAAAGCCAATACTTTATTACCTGGTTTGTACGTCATAAAGGTTTACGCCAACATAACCTCTGACGATTACCATATGTCATTAGCAAAGGGCGATGACTTCACATTGGTGGAAATTCCCAAaaggaaattaaattttctaatCAAGGGAGGAAATGTGGTGGAGGCTG GAATAAATACAACAGTGTTGAAATTTGAATCTTCAATTGACTTTACCCAACACGAGGGAAATATCAAACGTGACTGGTTTTGTGCCGTCGCACAAGAAGATTTACCAATGACAAAAGAGAttggaaaaatacaaagaaaag GTTCCTGCTTTGATTGGAAAACTCTTTGGGTTTCTGGCAATGACACCTTGGAAATTTCCAGGAATAAACTGATACCAAGCGAACAGTATTACGTCAGGCTGATCATATCCGGTCCACATTATGACGCAACGTTCGCTGAtcaaaaaattgttattaaatCCAAACCAGCCCCAGTTGTTATTTTAAG GTGTTGGTCTAACTGCGAAAAGCTGTTTTCTTCCCTCAAACCAATCATACTTCAACTTGAATGTGACGATTGCATACGTCATAGTTGGATGTTGTCGCTGAAATCAGGACAACAAATGAGTTTGTGTCAGAATCAACGATTCTGCAAACTTAACAAATCAATACTCGACAAAGTTAAGACGTCATCAAACGTCACAGGAACAG GTTACAACATTGACGGTGACAAGGCGTCGGCGACCTTGATCCTTGCTCCACTACTACCACCTAGTGGGGGCATTTGCAAGGTTCACCCCAGAAGTGGAATTGCTTACGTCACAAAATTTAACGTGAGCTGTCATGGCTACGCACAAGGTCAAGTGCCTTTGAAGTACAAGTTCTTTACCGCAGAGAAAG accAGAATAATCTTTTACAACACGGCTGCGATCCGAATctcaatgacgtcacatttcCGTCAAAGAGCAGTTTTTCTGACGTCATGATTTGGGTTGAGATATGTGGTCCTCGTCAGGCTTGTACAGTAAACAACATATCTGTGTCATTGACCAAAAATCATCACGACAACACTGACGTCATAAGCGATTTGTTTAATGCGATTTCGAGTCAAAACTTGCAGCAGACGGCGCAGCTTATGCTGCCGATGTCTTCAGCGAATATTCTCGAGCGATTCCAG ATAAACAAAGTGTACCAACGAGTTGCGAAATATCCGATAAAAACCTTGATGTCAGTTAAGCAACTTGCTGACGTCGTACGTCATCTGGTAGACGGTTTCGGCGTCATAAATGATTATCACGTG CGCCTAATTGCGAAAATTATGGACCGAATAGAGCACACCGTTCGTAATCCCAGCACTAGCGACGAcgatgatgatgtcataagaTCTATTGCCGCTTCATGCATTTTCGTTACGTCACATTTGATGCAATTTTCCAACGATATCAGTTTCAAG atCAAAGAAAGTTCGCGAATGACCCGGCTGGGCAAGCTGCTTATGGCGTCATTGATACCAGGTGAAGATACGATGacgtttgaaacaaaatcagTCAAAGGAAAATTCCTCAAGTTAAACAACGACGTCATCA ACCCACTCAATGGTAGCTCTTCATTTCGACTTCCAAACATACAGACACTGAACAACGAAGTCACGAATGTCGAG GTCTTCACCTACGATTCATCTATCAACTTTAACACGAGGACCCACAAAGTCGATCAAGTCACGTCTGTCTCCATGACAACGGGATGGCAAGATGAGATCCCGATCAGTCGCAACGAGgccaaaaatcaaacaattggCTTCTCCTTGCCAGCACAGCCTGGTAAAGGAAACATAACAATGAGGGTTGAGAGTGAATGCGACGTGGCTGGTTGTCACAGCAAAGCCGCAGGTTGGGCTTTGTTTGATTGGATGCTCTACAAACGAGATGGAAACGACCTTTTTCTTACAATTCACGTCGAAAACATGGATCAGAAAATCAGAAACTGTACAATGAGTCTGCAAACTACCGACCAAGGCTCTTTCAAATTAAAGAAAGAGTTTCACGAAAAGG ACAATTTGTACACTTGGTCGATGTCTGAGAGGTCGCTTCCGCATAGACAGGTCGAACTGAACTTGACAGTGTTTGTTGATCTCGGTGCGGGTTATTACCgcattggaagtttgattAACGTGACAATTACGTCATTCATACTGAACTGTTTGCACTGGGAAGACCGAATGCGCGACTGGGGCGAGGGCTCTTGCACG GTCCATCAAAACGCTGGGATATTTAATTGTGAATGTGACGTAGACCAGGTCACAACAAACAGGGTTAAGAGGAGCGGAGAGGAAGAGATTCCTCAGATTATATATGCTTCCCATCTTCTTGTGTTTCCCAACAAGATCAATTATGAccaa CTCTCCTGGAATCTTTGGGAGCAATTCCAGCAAAATCCAGTGATCATCAGCGTTTTACTTGTCTTTTACGTCATCTACGCTCTTATCCTTATATGGGCTAGATGTAAAGACAAAGATGCACAAAAAAAA GGACTCTTCATTGAAGTTGCGGACAACTCGCCAAACGACCAATACCGGTATTATGTTACAATTTATACCGGTAGTCGTCCAAATGCCGGTACCACCGCCACTGTCAGCATGAGACTGTTGGGCAAAAGACAACGAAGCAATGCTCACGTCATACAA CGAGAAAACGAAAACGTCCTATCTGTGGGTAGCGTGGAATCTTTCCTTATTACTACACCACATAGTTTGGGCGACATCAAAGCAGTAAGAATGTGGCGCAATGACGGAGGGAGCAGTCCTAAGTG GTACCTCGAACGGATGGTTGTACGGGATCTGGAAACCAACGAATGTTGGTTCTTTCTGTGCGGTACCAGGTTCAGCGACGTCACGGAATATACATTCCGGGCCGCTACGTTGGAGGAACTCCAAGTATCCAACAAATTGTTCCTCTTAAAATGCGAGAATCACTTTAAAGACAG ACACGTCTGGTATTCTCTCTACGGCATGAGGCCATGGCAGCATGGCGTGATGACAAGAGTCGAAAAAGCTGCCACTTGCTCTCTCTTTATATTTATGGTTATGATAACATCAATGATGTTTCATGGCCACAATCATGCACTGGACGGAAATGTGTTGACATTTGGGCACTACAACTTCAAGTGGTCCCACATTGCCGTTG GTATTCAAAGCGCTTTGATTTGCTTTCCCGGGCCCTTTTTCATCAGCCTAATGTTTCGTCATGCCCAACGACGGAAAGGAAACAGAAATCTAATCTCTGGCAACAATCTAGAATCCCCAAAGCTCACCAGAGGGCAGCAAAAACCAGCCACGTCACTTGTGCAAAACCATGACGGCCAGAAAACTGGAAatacaatcaaacaaaacaatagaaaTAGATCAGAAAGGGAAAACGCAAAAGTtgaccaaaataaaaataaaattggtcAATGTATTCCGGAAGATAACGATCGTCCATCGATATCTAGAGAAATCGCAAATATCATCAACAAACAACCGCCAAAATTCCcaggaaaatttgaaattgtaaAAGAAACGAAAAGACGAGAGAAAACTCGCCCAAACGATTTGtcgatgaaaaaaaaaatcgtTTCGTCCCGTGTCGAAGGAGATGTAACAACTACGACATCGCCAAAAAGCATGATGTCAACAAAAATGATAAAGTACATCCCGTCGCGCGTTGAACGAAATGCGGCCGCTTTGTCACCGCCAGTAAGAGACATGACGTCACCAAAGATGACAAAGTATATCCCGTCGAACGTCAATCAAAATATGGCCACTACTACGTCGTCGTCGGCGGTTAGAGATATGACGtcgtcaaaaaagaaaaagtcaaaGCCTTCCCGCGACGAACAACTTGTGACAACAACGTCAACGGCGGTAACAGGTATAACGTCGTCAAAGAAACTAAACGCTTTGCgagttgaaaaaaatgtggCTTCAACGTCATCGGCGGTAAAAGGAATGATGTCGCCGAAAAGCAAGAAGTTAAAAGCAACGCGCGTCCAAAAAAATGTGATCACTACATCATCGGCGGTAAAAGGTATGACGTCtgcaaataagaaaaaatCAAAGGCTTCTCGCGTCGAAAAAAATGAGGCTACAACGTTATCGGCGGTAAAAGGTATGACGtcgcagaaaaagaaaaagttaaagcCTTCGCCAGTCGGAAAACATGTGGCTACATCGTCATCGGCGGTAAAAGGTATGACGtcgcagaaaaagaaaaagttaaagcCTTCGCACTTCGAAAAAAATGTGATCACTACATCACCGGTGGTAAAAGGAATGAAGTCAtcaaaaaagacaaaatcaAAGGCTTCTCGCGTCGAAAAAAATGTGGCTACAACGTCATCGGCAGAAAAAGCATTGACATCATCAGCAGTCAGACCATCGGCAAG GCCGCCATTGTCTGCTGCTGAAGCGCAACAAGAATTCACAATCCTGGAAATTGATCCTAATACTCTGGATCCTTTAGCTATTGTTCACTTTTCGATATACGTCGCCTGGTTTTATATCGTTGCTGCTATGATCGCGTCGACTGTGATTTGCGTCCTGTACGGTATGACGTATGGGATAGAAACCTGCAGAGATTG GTTGGTTTCGTTCGTGAGCGCTTTCCTTCAAAGTGTCATAATTCTTGAATCTTTGAAAGTGGTCGTGATCGCTTACTTCTCAGTGCTAAACAATCCGAGGCACGATCTACGCGATTGGGTCCCTCCTTTGCCACCATCAG TGAGGCCACGCTCTTACGTTAATCGTGGCGCAATAAGGAGAAAACAGAAGAGAGAAAAACCGACCAATCCGACTAAACGTTCTCCGACGCGGAAGAGCACCAACCGCAAGAAAAATACAGAGGAGAATATAGAAATGCGAGTCATCAAGCAACGTGTTTCTCCATAA
- the LOC143449873 gene encoding angiopoietin-4-like: MDLASTKKGWTTIQRRMNGEVNFNRGWDDYVRGFGNPQSEYWLGLENIYRLSRQTAKAFEDGVTSITAPKLGIDLEDWDGFKEFAQYGTFLYRPNSKKYYLHVVGLNGSEYFNNAPIYQSKFSTPDANHDETRNPHCARKYKSGWWFHGCGISNLNGPYPKYKQQMSWNNIYWFGWTDLNLNGTALRFVSMNLYHDNP; the protein is encoded by the coding sequence ATGGACCTCGCTTCAACTAAGAAGGGCTGGACAACAATACAAAGAAGAATGAACGGGGAGGTCAACTTTAATAGAGGTTGGGACGATTACGTCAGAGGGTTTGGGAATCCCCAGAGTGAATATTGGCTTGGGttggaaaatatttatcgTTTATCGAGGCAAACTGCGAAAGCTTTTGAAGATGGTGTGACCTCAATAACAGCACCGAAGCTTGGGATTGATCTTGAAGACTGGGATGGTTTCAAGGAGTTTGCGCAATACGGAACATTTCTGTACAGgccaaattcaaaaaaatattatttacatGTGGTTGGCTTAAATGGTTCTGAGTATTTCAACAACGCTCCAATTTATCAAAGCAAGTTTAGCACACCAGATGCAAACCACGATGAAACTAGAAATCCTCATTGTGCCAGAAAATACAAATCAGGTTGGTGGTTTCATGGCTGCGGAATATCAAACTTAAATGGGCCATATCCTAAATACAAGCAACAGATGAGCTGGAACAATATTTACTGGTTCGGCTGGACGGATCTAAATCTTAATGGTACTGCTTTGCGCTTCGTTTCTATGAACTTGTATCATGATAATCCATAA